The Planctomycetota bacterium sequence GCGATAAACTAGCCAAAGAGCTTTCGGCCGAGAAAGACACCGCCCGGAAGCTCTCCGAAGAGTTAAAAACCGAAAAGATGGAAAAAACAGGCCGGATTAATGAGCTTGCCAAGCTCTCGGACGACCTTAAGTCTCGGAATAAAATCCTTGCCGAGGACCTGCGCAAGACGACCACAGAGAAAGAAGATGTTCTGATAAAGTGGAAGTCGGCCGATGATAAAATCGTGCTTATGGAAAAAGATATCAGGCGTCTGGAGGATGGTAAGAAATCCCTGGAGGCCAAATATGAATCAAGAGACAAGGAATTCCAGAAGACCGAATCGGAATACCAGAAAACCCAGAGGAGCCTGGCTAAATTAGAGCAGGAATATACGGCTGTTTCAGAAACGCTGCGGACCAGTAGGGAATCAGAGGCCAGAATAAAAGAGCAATTAGCCGGCGCCCAAAAGTCCTCGCGTGAAATAGAGGCGCGCTTGAGAACTGAGATAGGCAAGAATGAAGACCAGGTTACTGCGCTGGCCAGCCAGAATACAGGACTGCAGGATTCGCTGACCAAAACAAAGTCCGACCTGCAGTCAGCCGCAAACAGCCTGAAATCAGAACAGGCGGAAAAATATAAGTATTACGAAGAGTACAAGATGCAGATGGCCAAAAACACGGAATTGCAGAGGCAGGTTGAGAATGCTAATCTGAAAATACAATCTTCGGATGAGGAGAAGAAGCTCTCCGCGGAACGGCTTAAGGAATCACAGGTACAGGCCGATATTCTGCGCAAGGAGAATACTAATCTCAAGACCCAGTCAATCGCATTGGACACCCAAATAACCCAGTTTAAGACCCAGCTGGATATTGCTTCGAGGCAGCTGGCTGATAAGGAGACTACGCTTTCGGCCAAAATAGCGGAATTGAGCAAATCTCTTGCGCAGGTAACGGATGAAAAGGAAAAGATTAGGGTGGAAAAGGCCGGTATTGAAGAGGCGAGGGTCAGGATTGACAAGGACTATCGGGCGGTTTCAGAAACGCTTAGGGCCTATGATGCGGAAGTAAGCAAAATAAGGCAGGTTAATGCCGACATCCAGAATAAGCTTGCCAAGAGCGAAGAGTTGAGGGGTAAAACGGAAAGGGAATTAGCAACGCTTGCAGAAACACTAAAAGCTACTCAGGAATCCGAGCGTAAATCTCAGGAACATTTGGTTGCTCTTAAATCAGATACGGTTGCGCTCAACAGCAAACTTGCCAAGAGCGAAGAGTCGAGAAGTAAGCTGGAAAAAGAATCGGCGGCTATTGCCGATGCCCTTAAGATGTCACAGGAAGCGGAACGTAAATCAAAAGAGCAGTCAGCCGTAATTCAGAAATCATACCAGGAAGCAGAGGCACGAACCAAAGAGCAAATAGTTAAGAGCGACGAGCAAATTACAGCGCTTAATAATACGGCCAAGAAATTGGGCGCGGAAAGGGAATCGCAGGATAAGCAGCTTAGGGATCTTAATGAACAATTAGGGCTTTTGGCTAAGGAGAACAAGGGCCAGAAGGAGCAATTAGCTAAGCTTGACAAGGATATTAAAGCTAAAGCCGGCGAACTCGCTTCTTTGCAAGGCGCGTTAAGCGAGGAAAAGGCAAAGTCCCTGGATGACAAGGTAAAGCACGAGGAAAATCAGGCGAAGAATGAGGAGCATATTAACACGCTAAAATCAGACGTTTCAAATCTTACTGCCAACAACAAGAAATTAAATAAGCAGGCGGAATCGCAGGACAAGCAGCTGAGAGACCGGGATGAGCAGGTAATGATGCTTTCCAAGGACAATAAGGATTACAAGGAGAGAAACGGGTCATTAGAAAAGCAATTGTCTAAGGTGGAAGTCGAGGCCAGGACCAAAATAACTGAGCTCAATGACAAGTTGCGTTCGGCCACATCGGAGCGCGACGATACCCTCAGTCGTTTGAGGTTTACCATGGATAAGGTTAGTTCCCTGGAAAAGGATATTAAGCGTTATGATGATACCAATAAGTCATTGGAAGCGAAATATGAATCCCGGGACAAAGATTACCGGTCCGTTGAAATTGAGAGGCAGAAGGTCACTGTAGATTTAAAGAATGCCAATGACAGGATTACCCTGCTTCAGAAGGACAAGGAAGATGTAATAATATCTCTTAAGAACGCAGAATCGCAGATAGCCAAGACAAAAGAGTTGTCAGCCAGGAGCGAGGAAGAGCTGCGTTCGCTGCAGAAGACGCTTAAAGACGTGGAGGCGCAGAATGGGAGTACGGTTGCCAATCTTCATTCGCAAGTAGTAACTCTTAAAGAACAGGTGGGCGACCTGTCCAAGTCGCTTAAGGTTGCCGTAGATGAGCGCGAAAAGGTAAAAGAGGAGAAGAGCAAGAACGAATTAAGTTTGACGGTTGTAACCAAGGATAATAATTCCTTGAAGGATAAGAATGACCAGCTGCTCAAAGACTTCTCGGCACTCCAGAGCAAAATCAAGGTGCAGGAATACGAGCTTAACGAGGCGCTTAAGAAGGAGCGGGAATCATACCAGCAGGCCCTGAGCGACCTGAATACCACCCGGGAAACCTTAAGAGGCGCCCAATGGCAGGTTTCTGAATTACAGACCAAGAACGCCACGCTGGATAAATCTGTTGCCTCACTGCAGAATCAGTTAAAGAGCCAGGAATCCGATATGCAGGCGACCATCAAGCAGGAACGGGATATGAAAAGTAATTACCTGTCAAGGTTAGAAGACGCGGAAGGCAAGATAAACAACTATATGAAGGTGGAAATAGACCTCAGGCAGAAGAATTCCACCCTGGAAAAAGAGATGGCGGGCATTAAGGTTACCATGAACGAGAAGATTGCCGAGGCGATGAAACAGAAAGAGACGGATTATCTCAACCGTTTACGGGAAGCCAATGAACGGGTTAAGGCGATGGAAGATACCCTCACGCGGGAGAGGTCGTCTTTTTACGCCAAACTGGCTGAATACGCCACGACCAGCCGGCTATTTGACGATGCCATAGAGTATTATGAGAAGGCCTTGGTGCTCGCGCCCAAGAATGCCACGTACTATTACAATATGGGTATAATATATGATGAAAACATAGATAATGCTTCCAAGGCAATCTTCTGCTATTCTAAATATTTGGAATTAGCGCCGGATGCGGTTGACCATGAGAAGGTCAAGAAGTGGATTGAAAATCTGCAGAAACGCCTTAAGGGTTCTAAAGATAGCTTTATAAAATAGGACTATAACGCGCCTTTTTATTAAAGACGTTAATAAAACGTTGTAATGGGTCTTTAGCAAGGTGGAAAGGCGAAATCCTGCGATCTTTCTTTCTTCCGGGTTCCCATATCTGCCAGGGATAACGGTATTGGCATGCTTCTCCGGTGACACTCCTGCTTAGTTTATTGTAGTTTTGCTTTAAGGAATTAAGAATTCTCACTTTATAAACAATTTAAACAGATTAAGCAGCATATAATAATGCCTGTCGGGGTAACCCAAGACAGGAGAGCTTTAGATGGGGAGCGCTGGAGGGAAATAGGTTTATTGATTAATCGGCCGAGATATTCGGTCCGGAAGACAGTAGTGGCTGCGCTCCCCATTTTTAACATAATTATTTAACCTTTATTTTATGCGGTTGCTTTTTACTCGCTGTTAATACCGCTATAAGCGGGATGTTACAGTGAGTTATCCCGCCGCGGTCTTGCCAAGGCGGGACGCCTTGCGTTCCTGCATTGCCTTGAGTTTGGCCGTCATTTTGGCCGTTTCGGCATCCAGTTTTTCTTCCATATACTCGTTAAAAGCGCACTGACCGCAACGATAAACATTAGAGCAGAGCCGGTAGGTCACCTGGCCGGCCAGCGTATAACGGCAGGCCCGTTCCGGACCGGGTTTTTCCAGCATCTTCTTGATGGCGTCCATCATCATTGGTCGGTTACCCACCTGCGCGCCCTTGTCCATTAAGCCCTGGGCAAATTCGCAACTGTCACAGCGGAAATTGTTACTGCAGACCCGGTAAGAAACCACCCCGGCCTTGGACCAGATGCACTGCTTTTCCGTTTTGGCCTTGGGTTTTTCCTTGACCTCAACTTCCGCTTCAGGCGTGGTAGTGGTTGTTTCCGGCTTGGTCGGTGGTTCTAAAACCGGCGTTCCAACCGAGCCGCTTTTCTGATAAACATCCTCAATGGCCTTTTCCAGTTTATCCAGAGTAAAGGGCTTGAGCAGGTAATCGCTGGCGCCGGACTTCATCGCATCGACTGCGCTCTCGGCCGTACCGTAGGCCGTAATGATAATCACCAGAATCTGCGGTGAGGTCTGTTTCATCCGTCTCATTACCTCCATACCGTCCATTCCAGGCATCTTCAGGTCAACCACGGCCGTATCAAATCTGGCCTCCTTGACGCGGCTGATGGCCTCTTCGCCGTTACAGGCGCACTCAACATCATAGTTATCGCCCTTGAGCCATTCGGAAACGCTATCGCGGACAATTGCCTCGTCATCAACTAACAGAACTCTTGGTCTTTTCATAAATCACCTCTCTTAGAGCCAGTTGGAGGTCCACTAAGGTGAAACGATTTACTGGCTCTTAGACCCGACCTACCGTCGGGCTTATCTTATTTTTCATTGCCCACCTATCATATATGCAAATACTGTGCCAGTCAGGCACAGGTTACACATATTAATAAGACAGTTTAGCATAACTATCTAAATAATAATATGATAGGATAATATATTTTTATATAACCCTTCTTCTCATTATGTAATTAGCGGTGAAAAGGCGTGGTAATCGTCCTAAAATAGGACACCAGCTGTCCGATTTTAGGACAGCTATCAGAAAGGAAAAGTGTTTTGAAAATGCCTGATTGAGAACAGATACTCTACTTTTTTGTTATTTGGTATTCCTTGAGTTTATTATGGAGGGTAGAGCGGGAGATACCCAAGGTCTTGGCAGTTCGGGTGTAGTTCCATTTGTTTTCATCTAAAACTTTAATTATTTGCTTCTTTTCCGCATCTTTCAACGATGTTTTATCTGAATTGGCGGATGGTGGCGGTTCGCATATCCTACGGTCTTTTAATAGCGGTGGCAGATGTTCCGGTTTGACTATATCATTGCGGCATAAGACCACGCTATATTCTATGGCGTTTTCCAGTTCCCGGACATTACCGGTCCAGGTGTGCTTCATAAAGTAGTCCATTACCTCAGGCGAGAAATCTCTGATATTTTTATTGTTCTCGGTATTGAACTTCTTGAGGAAGTAGCGGGCCAGAATCGGGATATCATCCGGCCTTTCCCTGAGGGGCGGGACATAGACCGGCACGACATTTAGGCGGTAGAACAGGTCTTCCCTAAAAGTGCCTTCCTCAACCCGCTTCTTGAGGTCGCGATTGGTCGAGGTGACCACCCGGACATCCACTTTGACTATCTCGTTACCGCCCACGCGGTTGAGTTCCTTTTCCTGCAGGACGCGCAAGAGATGGACCTGGACATTAGGCGAGATGTCGCCGATTTCATCCAGGAAAATCGTGCCGCCATGGGCCAGTTCAAACTTGCCCTTTTTCTGGGCAATGGCGCCGGTGAACGAGCCCTTTTCGTGGCCGAAGAGTTCGCTTTCCAGGAGGCTCTCGGGCAGCGCCGCGCAGTTAAGCGAGACGAACGGCCCTTTATGGCGCAAACTCTCGGCATGCACGGCCCGGGCCACCAGTTCTTTGCCGGTGCCGGTCTCGCCCAGAATCAGGACCGTGGCATTGCTCTTGGCTACGGTTTTAATCAGTTCAAACACCGCCTGCATCTTTGGGCTCTTTCCGACCAGTTCTTCAAACTGATATTTTCGGGATAATTCCTTCTTGAGGGCAATATTTTCCCTGACCACGTTTTTATGAGCCATTATATTGTTAATAATAACCTCCACCCGTTCCGGGCAGAATGGTTTTTCCAGGTAGTCATAGGCGCCGGCCTTGATGGCATCTATGGCCGAGGCAATGGTGCCGTAGGCGGTCATGATAATCACGGACAGATCGGGATTGATTTCCTGCGCCTGCTTCATCAGCTGCATACCGTCCATACCGGGCATCTTCAGGTCAGCCAGCATAATATCAATATCCGCGTCCTTGATGATATTCAGCGCCTGGGGTCCGTCTGCCGCAGTCAGTGACTCGTAACCGGTATCAGTCAGCCACTCGGCCAGCGAATTACGGATTACTTCTTCATCGTCTACTACAAGTATCTTATACTTTTCCATAATTGGTTATTGTTTTTCTTTCAGCCAGACCGTAAAGGTCGTGCCTTTGCCGTATTCGCTTTCTACTTTAATATCGCCGTCGTGGCGCTGAATGATACCGTAGCAGACGGCCAGGCCCAGTCCGATGCCCACGCCTTTTTCCTTGGTGGTAAAGAAGGGCGTAAATAGTTTCTTGAGATTCTCCGGCGTAATGCCGCTTCCGGTATCCTGGAATCGCACGCCGATAAAGTTTTTCTGCTTATCGCTGACCGTACTGATGGTCAGCGTGCCGCCTTTGGTCATGGCGTGAATCGCATTCAGGATGATATTAGTAAATACCTGCTGGAGTTGATCCGGGTCGGCTGCTATTTGAGGGATACTGCTGTATTGTTTGACTATCTTGACATTACTTAGTTCGGCCTGGTGGGTCAGCATAATCAGGGCATTATCTATGGATTTGGCCAGGTCAATCGGTCTGATAGACGGCCGGCTCTGGCGCGAGAATTCCAGCAGACTCTTGATAATCCGGGTGCAGCGCTCGGTCTCCTTTTCCATCGTGGATAGTTTCTTTTCCAGCTCCTCAGGCGGGATGGCCTTGCCGGCCCGAATATTCTTGAGCATCAACTGGGCATAGGTCAGGACGCCGCTTAATGGGTTATTAATCTCGTGGGCTACGCCGGCCGCCATCTGGCCTAAGGACGACATCTTTTCCATTTGAATCAGCGCGGCCTGGGTCTCGGCCTTGAGTTTCTCGTCCCGTTCCTTGATGGCCTCAATCATCACGTTAAAGGTCTTGCTTAATTCGCCTATCTCGTCTCTGGATTCCACCTCGACCTCCTGGTTGAAGTCGCCGCCGGCAATCTTACCGGCCGCGTTGACCAGATGCCGGATGGGACTGGTGATGCTGGCGGAAAGGAGATAACCGATAAGCAGGGCTACCAACACGCCGATGACAGTAATGCTGATAAAGAGCCAGAGCGTCTCGTTCTTGATATCCACGAA is a genomic window containing:
- a CDS encoding response regulator, whose product is MKRPRVLLVDDEAIVRDSVSEWLKGDNYDVECACNGEEAISRVKEARFDTAVVDLKMPGMDGMEVMRRMKQTSPQILVIIITAYGTAESAVDAMKSGASDYLLKPFTLDKLEKAIEDVYQKSGSVGTPVLEPPTKPETTTTTPEAEVEVKEKPKAKTEKQCIWSKAGVVSYRVCSNNFRCDSCEFAQGLMDKGAQVGNRPMMMDAIKKMLEKPGPERACRYTLAGQVTYRLCSNVYRCGQCAFNEYMEEKLDAETAKMTAKLKAMQERKASRLGKTAAG
- a CDS encoding sigma-54-dependent Fis family transcriptional regulator, with product MEKYKILVVDDEEVIRNSLAEWLTDTGYESLTAADGPQALNIIKDADIDIMLADLKMPGMDGMQLMKQAQEINPDLSVIIMTAYGTIASAIDAIKAGAYDYLEKPFCPERVEVIINNIMAHKNVVRENIALKKELSRKYQFEELVGKSPKMQAVFELIKTVAKSNATVLILGETGTGKELVARAVHAESLRHKGPFVSLNCAALPESLLESELFGHEKGSFTGAIAQKKGKFELAHGGTIFLDEIGDISPNVQVHLLRVLQEKELNRVGGNEIVKVDVRVVTSTNRDLKKRVEEGTFREDLFYRLNVVPVYVPPLRERPDDIPILARYFLKKFNTENNKNIRDFSPEVMDYFMKHTWTGNVRELENAIEYSVVLCRNDIVKPEHLPPLLKDRRICEPPPSANSDKTSLKDAEKKQIIKVLDENKWNYTRTAKTLGISRSTLHNKLKEYQITKK
- a CDS encoding cache domain-containing protein yields the protein MKLLRNKLIISFVIVVVIIGSIATVVGIHLIGKGIITQAQDKVRTDLNSAREIYQGEVNNVRTIVRLTAERFYIKDALIKKDYPTLNSEIATVRARESLDFLTLLDAQGRVVARPRNASLVGDDQTWSAIVRKALTEKDTFSGTEIVSKAEMLKCSPELAQQAYFKFIQTPHAKPTDKTEETSGMAIKSASPVMDNNGNLLGVLYGGVMINRNYKIVDKIKDIVFEGQTYKGKDIGTATIFQDDLRISTNVKTKAGERAIGTRIAADVGEQVLVKGQPWIERAFVVTDWYFTAYEPIKDIEGRIIGILYVGILEAKFVDIKNETLWLFISITVIGVLVALLIGYLLSASITSPIRHLVNAAGKIAGGDFNQEVEVESRDEIGELSKTFNVMIEAIKERDEKLKAETQAALIQMEKMSSLGQMAAGVAHEINNPLSGVLTYAQLMLKNIRAGKAIPPEELEKKLSTMEKETERCTRIIKSLLEFSRQSRPSIRPIDLAKSIDNALIMLTHQAELSNVKIVKQYSSIPQIAADPDQLQQVFTNIILNAIHAMTKGGTLTISTVSDKQKNFIGVRFQDTGSGITPENLKKLFTPFFTTKEKGVGIGLGLAVCYGIIQRHDGDIKVESEYGKGTTFTVWLKEKQ